A section of the Thermodesulfobacteriota bacterium genome encodes:
- a CDS encoding transcriptional regulator: MEKKILGAMKKAEKPLRPGEVAKMIGEESKAVSKVISELKKQGKVMSPKRCYYAPTEK, encoded by the coding sequence ATGGAGAAAAAAATTCTTGGTGCAATGAAAAAAGCAGAAAAGCCGCTAAGACCGGGTGAAGTTGCCAAAATGATTGGAGAAGAGAGTAAAGCGGTTTCCAAGGTAATTAGCGAACTCAAAAAACAGGGGAAGGTGATGTCTCCAAAGAGGTGTTACTATGCGCCCACAGAAAAATAA
- a CDS encoding acetoin utilization protein AcuC, whose protein sequence is MADKKPKPVFIHSPEFDKLSYPPDCPFSTQRAGKTRDLLVSLGLLRGKELLPKAATRSELETFHSARYLDELQRAAAGNLTKAGSDMGLGTPDCPVFSDMYKYASLACGATLTGAELILSGEANVAFNPSGGFHHAKAEKASGFCYLNDVVLGCLRLTENGKRVLFLDVDAHHCDGVQDAFYARNDVMVISFHESGNTLFPWTGFENEIGEGPGLGFNVNVPLPVGIFDEVYMTVFYQVVLPLIKAYKPDVIVIELGMDALAGDPLVHLGLTNNAYVEIINELLSFNKPILATGGGGYDVEKTVRGWALAWNTLSGANDEPDLSLGLGGVMLQSEEWSGGLRDRVLPVNEKHRRSIDSAIETTINAVKKKVFAYHDIDE, encoded by the coding sequence ATGGCAGACAAAAAACCGAAACCGGTATTCATTCATTCACCTGAATTTGACAAATTGAGCTATCCGCCTGACTGCCCATTTAGCACACAACGGGCCGGCAAGACACGCGATCTGTTGGTATCATTGGGTCTGTTAAGGGGCAAAGAACTCCTTCCCAAAGCAGCGACCAGATCAGAGCTTGAAACCTTTCACTCGGCAAGGTACCTCGATGAGTTGCAACGGGCCGCTGCAGGTAATCTTACTAAAGCAGGCTCCGATATGGGATTGGGCACACCGGACTGTCCTGTTTTTAGCGACATGTATAAGTATGCCTCCCTGGCCTGTGGTGCGACATTGACCGGTGCCGAACTGATACTATCCGGAGAAGCAAATGTTGCCTTTAATCCTTCAGGTGGATTTCATCATGCCAAAGCAGAGAAAGCATCAGGTTTTTGCTATCTGAATGACGTGGTGCTGGGATGTCTGCGGTTGACGGAAAATGGTAAAAGAGTTTTGTTTCTTGATGTGGATGCGCACCACTGCGACGGGGTTCAGGATGCGTTTTACGCCAGAAACGATGTCATGGTTATTTCTTTTCACGAGAGTGGCAACACCCTGTTTCCCTGGACAGGGTTCGAAAATGAAATCGGCGAAGGCCCGGGACTCGGTTTCAATGTGAACGTACCTTTGCCTGTGGGTATATTTGATGAAGTCTACATGACCGTGTTCTATCAGGTAGTGCTGCCATTGATCAAGGCCTACAAGCCGGATGTGATCGTCATCGAGCTTGGAATGGATGCCCTTGCCGGTGATCCTTTGGTGCATCTTGGCCTGACAAATAATGCTTATGTCGAAATAATTAATGAACTGCTGAGTTTCAATAAACCCATCCTGGCGACCGGGGGAGGCGGGTATGATGTGGAAAAGACGGTCAGAGGATGGGCGCTTGCCTGGAATACTTTATCCGGAGCAAACGATGAGCCTGATTTAAGCCTTGGTTTGGGCGGGGTCATGCTGCAAAGTGAAGAATGGTCAGGGGGGCTTAGGGACCGGGTTCTACCGGTTAATGAAAAGCACCGTAGATCAATAGATTCAGCAATCGAAACAACAATAAATGCCGTTAAAAAGAAAGTATTCGCATATCATGATATTGATGAATAG
- a CDS encoding 2-oxoacid:ferredoxin oxidoreductase subunit beta produces MLSIKDYESSYQNHWCPGCGNFGILAAMKDALVHLKIQPEQVLIISGIGQAAKTPHFLKCNMFHALHGRALPLATGAKMANYSLNILVNSGDGDCYGEGGNHFMHAIRRNVDLTLLVHNNKVYGLTKGQASPTSDVGMVTPLQPHGVISESFNAMAVALSLGAGFVARGFSGDMAHLSRLIQEGMKYKGFSLIDILQPCVSFNRINTYEWYKKRVVDLFEENYHPDNFQNAMNLARQWGDKIPIGILYKEEKAAFTDHIEVFNQGPLISQKYDHKRLQDLLSAV; encoded by the coding sequence ATGCTGAGTATCAAGGATTATGAATCATCTTATCAAAATCATTGGTGCCCGGGATGCGGCAATTTTGGAATTCTGGCAGCAATGAAAGATGCTCTGGTTCACCTTAAAATACAGCCGGAACAAGTGCTGATCATATCGGGCATCGGTCAGGCAGCCAAAACACCCCATTTTTTAAAATGTAACATGTTTCATGCCTTGCACGGTCGTGCCCTGCCCCTTGCCACCGGCGCCAAGATGGCCAACTACAGCTTGAATATACTGGTGAATTCGGGAGACGGGGACTGTTACGGCGAGGGTGGCAACCATTTTATGCATGCCATCAGACGAAATGTGGATCTTACCCTGTTGGTCCACAACAATAAAGTCTATGGACTGACAAAGGGTCAGGCTTCGCCCACATCAGATGTGGGGATGGTCACCCCCCTGCAGCCCCATGGGGTCATTTCGGAATCATTTAACGCTATGGCCGTGGCACTTTCTCTCGGAGCCGGTTTTGTGGCGCGGGGATTTTCCGGAGATATGGCGCATCTGAGCCGGCTCATACAGGAAGGGATGAAATATAAAGGGTTTAGTCTGATAGATATCTTGCAGCCATGTGTATCTTTCAACCGGATAAACACCTACGAGTGGTATAAAAAAAGGGTGGTTGACCTGTTTGAAGAAAATTACCATCCGGACAACTTTCAAAATGCGATGAATCTTGCCAGGCAGTGGGGCGATAAGATACCCATCGGAATCCTTTATAAAGAAGAAAAAGCTGCTTTTACCGATCACATTGAGGTATTCAACCAAGGTCCTTTAATCTCACAAAAATACGACCATAAAAGACTTCAGGACTTGTTGTCAGCAGTTTAA
- a CDS encoding class II fumarate hydratase, translating into MIFREEKDTMGTVRVPRNAYFGAQTQRAVENFPISDLRLPLAFIYALAVIKNYSARVNFELGLLDAEISEAIMQAAREVRDGKFDDQFVVDVFQTGSGTSTNMNMNEVIASRANEMMTGKKAGKSPVHPNDHVNLGQSSNDVIPSALHISALISIKDRLIPSLQLLHKTILQKEKEFGEISKIGRTHLQDAVPMTLGQEFSGYARQVELGIQRVTAVEERLAELALGGTAIGTGLNSHAEFAGRVIAHIGEYTKLPFKSAKNRFEAQAARDAAVETSGVLKTLAVSLVKIANDIRWLASGPRCGLGEINIPSLQPGSSIMPGKVNPVIPEAVIQVAAQVAGNDTAIMIGGQGGHFELNAMLPVIAYNLLQSIDLLSSAAEVFATKCLSGVSANHDKCASNIEKSLALATGLVPHIGYDKAAAIAKKAHESGKTIREIASKENILLESELARIFND; encoded by the coding sequence ATGATCTTTAGAGAAGAAAAAGACACCATGGGAACCGTGCGCGTTCCACGAAATGCATATTTTGGCGCGCAAACTCAACGGGCGGTGGAAAATTTTCCCATCAGTGATTTAAGACTCCCTTTGGCTTTTATTTATGCGCTTGCAGTGATAAAAAATTACTCGGCCCGTGTGAACTTTGAGCTCGGTCTATTAGACGCTGAAATATCAGAGGCGATCATGCAGGCGGCCCGGGAAGTCAGGGATGGAAAGTTTGACGATCAGTTTGTGGTGGATGTTTTTCAGACCGGATCGGGGACGTCCACCAACATGAACATGAATGAAGTGATTGCCTCAAGGGCCAATGAAATGATGACCGGCAAAAAAGCCGGCAAGTCACCGGTTCATCCCAACGATCATGTAAACCTTGGCCAGTCAAGCAATGACGTCATTCCTTCTGCCCTTCATATTTCCGCTTTGATATCGATCAAAGATCGTCTGATTCCGTCGCTTCAATTGCTCCACAAAACCATTTTGCAAAAAGAAAAAGAATTTGGTGAGATCAGCAAAATCGGCAGAACCCACTTGCAGGATGCGGTTCCCATGACACTCGGCCAGGAATTTTCAGGATACGCGAGGCAGGTAGAGCTTGGCATCCAAAGAGTAACAGCCGTTGAGGAAAGATTGGCAGAACTTGCTTTGGGAGGTACCGCCATCGGGACCGGTTTAAACAGCCATGCGGAATTTGCGGGCAGAGTGATTGCCCATATTGGTGAATATACAAAGCTTCCCTTTAAATCAGCCAAGAACCGTTTCGAAGCCCAGGCTGCCCGGGACGCTGCAGTAGAGACCAGCGGGGTTCTAAAAACGCTGGCGGTCAGCCTGGTGAAAATTGCCAACGATATCCGGTGGCTGGCCTCAGGGCCCAGATGCGGATTGGGGGAGATCAATATTCCTTCGCTACAACCCGGTTCTTCGATAATGCCGGGAAAAGTGAACCCGGTCATACCGGAGGCGGTGATTCAGGTGGCCGCTCAGGTTGCCGGGAACGATACCGCCATCATGATTGGCGGACAGGGAGGCCATTTTGAGTTGAATGCCATGCTGCCGGTAATCGCTTATAATCTGCTGCAGTCGATTGATCTGCTGTCTTCGGCAGCTGAAGTCTTTGCCACCAAATGCCTGAGTGGTGTATCGGCGAATCACGACAAGTGTGCCTCTAATATTGAAAAGAGCCTGGCCCTGGCAACCGGGCTGGTTCCGCACATTGGCTATGACAAAGCGGCTGCCATTGCAAAAAAAGCCCACGAAAGCGGTAAAACCATCCGTGAAATTGCAAGCAAAGAAAACATTTTGCTCGAAAGTGAGTTGGCCCGAATCTTTAATGATTGA
- a CDS encoding 2-oxoacid:acceptor oxidoreductase subunit alpha encodes MSIDITIRIGGEAGQGIQTAGHLLALVCQEAGLYILATNDFESRIRGGHSFFQIRISSKPLRAPHHKLHLLVALNQETYDLHQKDLNSGGLVVMDKKKGSADKKILTVPFGDLAKEAGGKIFLNTVAAGVCLALLGAPVEICQNVLAKQFREKGQDIVEKNYRAVELGYQGVKDIAFEWAFKWKPKTPKGAIIDGSKAIALGALAGDCRLAAFYPMSPATGIMAHLSSFSDKFPLVVEQAEDEIAAVNMIIGGAFAGARAMTATSGGGFCLMTEGLGLAGMTETPIVIVNAQRPGPATGLPTRTAQGDLHFVIRASQDEFPRFVFSPGTPYEAFEITSRAFHLSEKYQVPSIILIDQYLADSLFIMRNQLNAPANIERFIVKDEDIEDPRNYKRFMITPSGISPRALPCSGKALVVVSSDEHSEDGHMSEAIDDRTNMVEKRNAKVPRMIKEMNPPQKYHDEAEVLLVGWGSTKGAIREAVDLLRQEGKHVGCLNFRDLWPLPSDKVKAALHKVKRFLMVEQNSTAQFGQLIQEQTGLAHSGAILKYDGRPICPNDIVEDFKQFERK; translated from the coding sequence ATGAGTATTGATATAACGATTAGAATTGGCGGCGAAGCCGGCCAGGGGATACAGACGGCGGGCCATCTTTTGGCTCTGGTCTGCCAGGAAGCGGGTTTGTATATACTGGCGACTAACGATTTTGAGTCCAGGATAAGAGGCGGGCACAGCTTTTTCCAAATTCGTATCAGCAGCAAGCCGTTACGCGCACCGCATCACAAGTTACACCTGCTGGTGGCATTGAATCAGGAGACATATGATTTGCATCAAAAAGATCTGAATTCCGGCGGGCTCGTGGTTATGGATAAAAAAAAAGGTTCTGCGGATAAAAAGATCCTGACGGTTCCATTTGGCGATCTTGCAAAGGAGGCTGGAGGCAAAATTTTTTTGAATACAGTTGCAGCCGGTGTTTGCCTAGCCCTGTTAGGCGCACCCGTCGAGATTTGCCAGAATGTTCTTGCAAAACAGTTCAGGGAAAAAGGGCAGGATATTGTTGAAAAAAATTATCGCGCAGTAGAGTTGGGCTATCAGGGGGTGAAGGATATAGCCTTTGAATGGGCGTTTAAGTGGAAACCAAAAACTCCCAAAGGAGCAATCATTGACGGCTCCAAGGCCATTGCCCTTGGTGCTCTTGCAGGCGATTGCCGTCTGGCGGCATTTTACCCCATGTCTCCGGCCACCGGCATTATGGCTCATCTTTCCTCCTTTTCAGATAAATTTCCCCTGGTCGTTGAACAGGCAGAAGATGAAATTGCTGCGGTCAATATGATTATCGGAGGGGCTTTTGCAGGTGCAAGGGCCATGACAGCCACATCCGGCGGGGGTTTCTGCCTGATGACCGAAGGCCTGGGGCTGGCCGGCATGACGGAAACCCCTATCGTTATTGTCAATGCACAGAGGCCGGGTCCGGCAACAGGTCTTCCCACCCGCACTGCACAAGGAGACCTGCATTTTGTAATCCGGGCTTCACAGGACGAGTTCCCCAGATTCGTTTTTTCGCCGGGCACACCCTATGAAGCCTTTGAGATAACGTCCCGGGCTTTTCATCTGTCGGAGAAGTATCAGGTGCCATCAATCATTCTCATTGATCAATATCTTGCCGACTCTCTGTTTATTATGAGAAACCAATTAAACGCTCCGGCAAATATTGAACGGTTCATAGTGAAAGATGAAGATATTGAAGATCCCCGAAATTACAAACGGTTTATGATTACGCCTTCCGGGATCTCTCCACGTGCCCTGCCCTGTTCCGGTAAAGCTCTGGTGGTGGTATCAAGTGATGAACACAGTGAAGACGGGCATATGAGCGAAGCCATTGATGATAGAACCAACATGGTGGAGAAACGCAATGCAAAGGTGCCCCGTATGATCAAAGAGATGAACCCTCCCCAAAAGTACCATGATGAGGCTGAAGTACTTCTTGTGGGCTGGGGCTCCACCAAGGGGGCAATCAGGGAAGCCGTCGATCTGTTAAGACAGGAAGGAAAACATGTGGGTTGTCTGAATTTTAGGGATCTGTGGCCCCTTCCATCCGATAAAGTCAAAGCCGCTTTGCATAAGGTGAAAAGATTTTTAATGGTGGAACAAAATTCAACCGCCCAGTTTGGACAACTTATACAAGAGCAGACAGGGCTTGCCCATTCAGGAGCGATATTGAAGTATGACGGCAGACCCATTTGTCCAAACGATATTGTTGAGGACTTTAAACAGTTTGAGAGGAAGTGA
- a CDS encoding ferritin family protein translates to MNFNSIEEIISYAIEKEKEAVQFYEDISKQETFSGARKTFEGFAKEERKHQAMLEDFSVNQDKISEYKLEWITDIKRSDYLVDIEYKKGMHYTDILRLAMKREEKALKLYNDLMHKADNENVIKLFKMLAQEEAKHKGFLEGLYDDYMAEQGD, encoded by the coding sequence ATGAATTTTAACTCAATTGAAGAAATCATTAGTTACGCCATCGAAAAGGAAAAGGAAGCGGTGCAGTTTTATGAAGACATCAGCAAGCAGGAAACCTTTTCCGGAGCCAGGAAAACGTTTGAAGGCTTTGCCAAAGAAGAGCGAAAACATCAAGCCATGCTTGAAGATTTCAGCGTAAATCAAGACAAAATATCTGAATATAAACTTGAATGGATCACCGATATAAAGCGAAGCGATTATTTGGTAGATATTGAATATAAAAAGGGCATGCACTATACGGACATATTGAGGCTTGCCATGAAGAGAGAGGAAAAAGCACTGAAGCTGTACAACGATCTGATGCATAAAGCGGATAATGAAAATGTGATCAAACTGTTTAAGATGCTGGCCCAGGAAGAAGCCAAGCATAAAGGCTTTCTCGAAGGCCTGTATGATGACTATATGGCCGAACAGGGAGATTAG
- a CDS encoding amino acid ABC transporter permease — translation MEPIFRATRSFQRHFLTLDSAKLIIAVGLLTWLMVKGSGNLSYNWHWYRIPGYLFTFADGRFVTGPLLNGLKVTFQITIISLFLSSLFGLTTAIFRLSDSLIARILARGYLELIRNTPLLVQLFFIYFVISPVFGISRFASAVLTLSLFEGAYASEIFRAGIVSIHRGQWEAAYSIGLNNYHTYRHVILPQAIRRMMPPLAGQAISLVKDSALVSTIAIYDLTMKGQEIIAETYLVFEIWFTIAAIYLMITATLSVGVNILEKRFAIEM, via the coding sequence ATGGAGCCAATTTTCAGAGCCACCCGGTCATTTCAGCGCCATTTTTTAACTCTAGACTCTGCTAAATTGATAATTGCGGTCGGATTGCTGACCTGGCTTATGGTTAAGGGTTCCGGAAATCTCAGTTACAACTGGCATTGGTACCGGATACCCGGATACCTTTTCACTTTTGCCGATGGCAGATTTGTAACCGGACCTTTGCTCAACGGCTTAAAAGTCACCTTTCAAATTACTATTATCAGCCTGTTTCTTTCCTCGCTGTTTGGTTTGACAACGGCCATTTTTAGATTGTCGGATTCTTTGATCGCACGGATACTGGCGCGTGGGTATCTGGAGCTGATCAGAAATACGCCCCTGCTGGTGCAGCTTTTTTTCATTTATTTCGTCATTTCACCCGTATTTGGAATCAGTCGATTTGCTTCTGCAGTTCTAACCTTAAGTCTTTTCGAAGGGGCATATGCATCGGAAATTTTTAGAGCAGGAATTGTCTCAATCCATCGGGGACAGTGGGAGGCCGCTTACAGCATCGGCTTGAATAATTATCACACGTATCGGCACGTCATTCTTCCCCAGGCAATCCGACGGATGATGCCGCCACTAGCCGGTCAGGCCATATCGCTTGTTAAAGATTCCGCCCTGGTCAGTACCATTGCCATTTACGACTTAACCATGAAGGGACAGGAGATTATTGCAGAGACCTATCTGGTTTTTGAAATATGGTTCACCATTGCGGCGATTTATCTTATGATTACAGCGACTTTATCTGTGGGAGTGAATATTTTAGAGAAGCGCTTTGCCATTGAAATGTAA
- a CDS encoding nitroreductase family protein, with amino-acid sequence MMEFKEIINNRRAINFFDPEQKVSDELLKEMIEMAAKAPSSFNLQPWSLIVLKDPEEKKKLQQLAWNQPKVSEAPVTLIVLADRHGWKEGHPTLERNIKEMIQAGSMSKDQHQWFVDACIGLYGSSEEKQMAFAVKNTGFFSMALMLAAKSLGLDTHPMDGFDHEGVKQAFNIPQQYWVPALISVGYFLKDKTLSPPKWRKSWEDIVVNFN; translated from the coding sequence ATGATGGAATTTAAAGAGATAATCAATAATCGGAGGGCGATCAATTTTTTCGATCCTGAACAAAAAGTCTCCGATGAATTATTAAAGGAAATGATTGAAATGGCGGCAAAAGCGCCGTCAAGCTTTAACCTTCAACCCTGGAGCCTGATTGTTTTAAAGGATCCGGAAGAAAAAAAGAAACTTCAACAACTTGCCTGGAACCAGCCCAAGGTCAGCGAAGCTCCGGTGACCCTGATTGTTTTGGCAGACAGACATGGATGGAAAGAGGGGCATCCGACATTGGAACGAAACATTAAAGAGATGATACAGGCCGGTTCGATGTCAAAAGACCAGCACCAGTGGTTTGTTGATGCCTGCATAGGTCTTTATGGCAGTAGTGAAGAAAAACAGATGGCCTTTGCGGTCAAAAACACCGGTTTTTTTTCCATGGCGCTCATGCTGGCAGCCAAAAGTCTGGGTCTTGATACCCATCCCATGGATGGTTTTGATCATGAAGGGGTTAAACAAGCGTTTAACATTCCCCAACAATACTGGGTGCCGGCATTGATTTCCGTGGGATATTTTTTAAAAGATAAGACGCTTTCTCCCCCCAAATGGAGAAAGAGCTGGGAAGATATTGTGGTCAATTTTAATTGA